ctcagtgacgagtcgtagtttcggccaaaatgcgcattcttgcgtattttttaaccaaactactcgtgggcatcaaagccgtttgttttgatgccaaacctgttttctaaacttagttaagcatgttctaacatgctttgCTCGTCactttagtatagtgcttatatagggtcgtaaggtaagcgatctaaaccatcgcttatactttcgaacccgacccatttggtcgatcattaggatccgaccaaacacattaggtgaccatagctataaccttccgaggttatgccttgtggtcacgatgttaggcgttccaaacgcgttctacgcgaacgacgcgttatggtagcataagctacctaaacgggtcgtgatgggccgtaagcacttaggttaggtttcattttagtatgtaggctttgttaaaccatattacacgagtctccatactcgtttggtttacgaacccgcatactatccgatccttccgattttggtcaggtatattaatatagctacctattaggtgccgtttgatattcgtgatctctagcattgtttggttgttactcaaggactactaagcaatctcaggtgagtacatagttcccctcttttactattttcaactgttttggggtgaagcatgtgtacctatctgttattttcatgatttcaaagtataattgattatgcatgttagtatttatcttttgacaaactaaatgactatctatggtttaaacactgatttctcaaagattacaaaagtaattgttggattAGTACtgattttgttcaccagaccgattggtagtatgatatagcgctataggactagacaccccattcctgttgtcaggggatgtctgaaaccaatttgtttctccatccaaatagggatttcctttgtggtatccttatagtctcaaaggtgtagtttgatgcactaggtctgaatgaattcttaaatcgcacctttaaagtatattttgatatactcccaaaaagtatagtttgatatactctcatgtgtggtattgtacagaaccagcataagcattttatcaacaaaccaaaacatatttttaatatgttatttacaaatccaaagtatactgttaatatgctgctataaggttattcgattaaccttttttttacaaagcataacttttgatttattcaaacaccttgttttgtacatttttacttgtggtttaagaaatctcatttcacttaccatacataacttttgtttatacattacatgatttacatttaacttgagttatacaataaccttggactattggtttaaacatgaacattctatattggtggtttggtttgcgtaagtgacttaagtaacgaggcgtgtgtaatatgatacaagcatggtggatacgccgctggtacttcctatatataagtgtttgtatggtattacatatcgtagcgttatttgaatcatttcaatttaggtcatataacattttatacgaaTAACACACCTTTCACAAGAcaatgatttacaaacgacttatcttatacaaactcattttacatggttatccatttaaccacacagtgttctcttatctttacatatcatctgattttaccatttttcaaatgatttacaagacaaagcaaattacaaggttcactgactgttattaaacgttttcttcaaactcaagtcatgaatcccattttcacaaaacctatgtatctcacaggcatttttatgctgacgtacctatttttacacatgtttcaggtgctgtcttgagatgattgttgatacatgctacatttaggatggactcgtgtcttagcaactttaaaacttcgaagatcatagttgtacttatgtgattgtaatagaacaatgagttcatttaatcaataaaacaatatttaaatttccatgtgttatgaaacaatgattctgttacaacactccccaacgtttccgcaacgttttgttgttccacgtggtcggggtgtgacatggtacataatattttctaaactagaattttgaaatattaaaaacccttttataaaacaagtcaaacaccatccttttatacaacactcgaatcacttgggaactcttatgtgggataaaggtcacctaaccacatttgagggaacttgtatattcgaggtgggtttaccatgtttgtgggataaaggtcacctaaccacttatgtgaaTAAACTCACACGTAtatgtaagttggacgacttgatttggaaaccatgaacttagggtcaccgaagcatggggaacaaaggtgttgatgggattaaacatgccaactaaacataaagatgtttaaccgatcccatatggctagaagttgcaaagagttgcaattgtcaaacgttgactaccttgttaatttaaatagagggataaaggtcacctaaccaatatttaaatgtaacgttggattctagattttaattattaattgtctatgagacacaaaagggtattaatgattaaaatataataatatcgaaaatactaaaattgaaccttgttaaattttgtagatggccgctaacaatattacccaaaccgtccgtaacctatcactaaaaactatccttgaaaaggatcgtctcaatcATAACACTTTATGGATTGATATCGAAACTTAAGAATCGTTCGCAAATAATtaaagatatcctatgtgttgaaCGATCCTAATCCCAATGAACATCTTATGGAAGATAAGGATGCCTATAACGATTGGATTAAGTATATCGAGGATACTACgcaagcctcatgcctcatgttAGGAATtatgattcccgagattcaaaaggatttttGAACATCATgagcatacgacatgattacccaattgtAGGAAATTTTCCTAAGGGTAGAACGCTTTGAAACGAttcgagcgcttcatgcatgtcgaatggaggaaacccaatcggacTCATCTTATGTCTTTAAGATaaaagccacattgatcacctcgaaaggctcaatatgaataaaagggttttatccattctaacgatcaatgagggtGGCAACtagaaagggcatcaccccgacaccaaagcaaatgttgAAAATGGAAACGGGTAATTCAAAGGGAAATGATTAGAAAGACTAAAGCGAAACCACCGaaaccaaaagagaagaaggcaAAGGTTGCCATGAACGATCCATGCTTTGAGTGTGGTGAGATAGGGCCTTTAAAtaggaattgtccaacctatctcaaagagttgaaaaacaagagggatgctaGGCAAACCTCAGGTAAAATCTTAATGATACATATTGaccttaatgttatttcttctaacacatgggtattagataccggatgtggaactcatgtttgcaattcgttgcaaaaaggttcaaaagaaataaacattacaagaaaggagactatgttttgaaacttccaaatggtttggaaattgttttaaaatgtcttgaatgctcctagtttgactaggaacattattcTAGTTTCCCTTATAAGACAATATGGTTTTGACTTAAAGTTTGCAAACATTGACATTTATATCGATGAATGACATGTTGTACTTTAAACCTATgccttcaaatggtatttatgaatcgGTTCATaataatacatcatttgatagTTTAATGTACCAATCaatcaccaagaaactcaaaatggatttgagtaaGATCTATCTTTGGCATTATCgccttggtcatataaacagatGTCACATGTAAATACTTCGAAAGAATGGTCTCTCGGAGACAAATGAAATTAATTCATTTAATACATGTGAATCTAGTTTACAAGGTAAAATGACTAAGAAACCCTTTAGTAGgaaagggcaaaagatttattaggtatcaaccctttacccaaaaaaaagatttattaggtatcatacattcaaatgtatgtgatccttttaagccaatgactaggaatggtgataGATACTTCATTACCTTTTACCAACGACTATAgtagttatggttatgtgtacttgctaaGACACAAAATTGAAGTTTTGAAATGTTCAAAGTCTTCAAAAGGTGAAGTACTAAATAAACTCTTTTAAAGTTCTTCGTTTCGATAGAGGAGGAGtcgaactctattagatatggttcgatctatgaagGCTAGGAGCACCTTATCTCTATCactttggggttacgctttgctctccgtgGCCCGTATGgtccaaccaagaaagtggataagacacctttcGAAATATGGAATGGAAGGGCTCCATCATTAATCATATTTAAAGGTATGGGTTGTGTGAAGCTTATGTTAAGCAATACActctaaaaaaaaaattgaaagtccgatccactaagtgtatctttgtaggatatcctaaagatggtATAGGATATTAATTCTACGACCCAActgagcaaaaggtatttgttgctcgaaagggtaagttcttagaagctaagttccttatggaaggaaccagtgatagaacagtggaacttgaggaggatcaagaaccacaagacgatacacgtttggttgatactagcactcaacaagagatTGTTGAAAACGATCAAGAGGTTGATCAGAACACACAAaatgttcgcagatctggtagaattagcaatccacctgaaagatatggatttttcatggatggatgctacgtggtagattcagatgaaccaaccacataccatgatgcaatgtcaaaatccgattgcgacaaatggcttgaagccatgaacatagagatgcaatccatgtatgacaaccaagtatgGGAATTGGTAGTAgcacctcttaactccaaagtagttggaacTTAGTGGGTTTTCAGGATGAAAAccgatatgcatggtaacttggatacttgtaaagcgagacttgtagcaaaaggtttcactcaaagggttgattatgatgagaccttctcgcccaTGGCGATGCTAAAGTCAACAAGGATATCATTTGTCATACTTGCACAATATGattatgagatttggcaaatggatgtcaaaatgGCTTTCCTTAATATATATCTTGAGGAAGATGTCTATATAGTtaagcctgaaggttttgtcgatccaaaacatcctgacaaagtatgcaagttaaagaaatcaatctatggattgccAGGTGTTAGTGGAGAAGCTTGAAAAACGTATTATGCATTGGAGGAATAAATTACTCTCGTTCGCAGGTAGACTGCAACTCATTATTTCGGTTTTGTCCTCGCTGCATATTTATTGGTCTTCTGGGGGGTTATCTCTAACTTGGAAGCTTTGATGCGCAATTTTCTTTGGTCTCATGACAATTCGTTTCAGAAGGGCAGGGTTCTTTCTTGGAAAGCAGTTTGTGTGCCTAAGTATGAGGGTGGATTAGGGATTCGTCGTATTGGTGATATTAATAAAGCACTTATGTCAGTGCACATATGGAGTATCCTTACTAAACGTCAGTCCCTATGGGTTGAGTGGGTTCATTCGTACAGATTAAGAGGCAAAAGTTTCTGGGCTTGTAATATCCCCTCTTCTTGTTGCTGGTCGTGGAGGAAAATTCTTCAGCTTCGGCCGGATATGAGGAGATATGTTTGGTCAGAAATTGGGAATGGGTTATCGACTTCAGCTTGGTTCGATTTGTGGAATAATATAGGCCCGTTGATTCAGGTTGTTTCCCCGAGACTTATTGCGAATGCAGGGTTTGCTTTGGATGCTAAAGTGGCTGATATTTTCTTCGAGTCTTCGTGGGGTTGGCCGAATGAGTGGAGAGATCGGGTTCCGGCTCTAAATCATCTTGATAGCCTTTCTATTCAGCCGTATAAGGATGATAAACTCTATTGGCATCAAGGGGACCTCCTTCATGATTTTTCTACAGCTAGAGCTTGGGATTCGTTTAGACATCGAGAGGTGGAGGTAGAGTGGTGTTATGTTGTTTGGTTCAGCCAATGCATTCCTCGCCATGCGTTTTTAATGTGGCTTATTATGAGGCGTAAATTACTTACTCAGGATAAGATTTTGAGCTGGGATATCTCACGGAGAAAAACCATGAACATGATGTGTTGTTTGCTATGCTATGCCAACCATGATTCTCATAATCATCTGTTCTTCGAATGTAAATTCTCGGATCAAATTTGGCATAAAGTAAGACATAAAGCGGGTATGGAGACGGTTCAATCTAGTTGGGATGATATTGTTAATTGGCTTGTAGTTCGGTCCAGATCGAAGTCAGCTAGAAACTATGTTGCAAGATTATTGGTAGCAGCCACAGCTTATTTCATCTGGCAGGAGCGGAATGCTAGACTTTTCAAGAATGAGTTGAGACCTCCGGAAGCCATTACTGATCTTATTATTTAACAGGTCCGTTATAAATTGATGGGAGCGAAGCTAAAGAATTGTGAAAATGTCCGAACGCTTCTAGGTGATTGGGGGATTATTGGAGCTGATATGCGTGAAGATGTTGGCTGATTGAATAATGTTTGGTTTTCGTTCAAGAGTCTAGTCTAGTTGTTGGTCTGTTTTGGTGGTTTTTTGTGTGTTTTCCATTTGTTTAACTTTCATGGGGCATGTcccatgattgaactagtgtagactTTCTGCACTACTTGTGcttttttggttgtgaatatatagaatcaccggggtaaccctttacccaaaaaaacaagcatctagaagttggaatcaccgttttgatgaagaaattagggaATATGGATTCATCAAGAACGTCGATGAAGGTTGTGTGTAtaagaaggctagtgggagcatcaTCACTTTATTAGTattatatgttgatgacattctactatttggaaataacattccaaccatggaaggtgtaaaagcctGGTTTGGAAGTTGTTCttccattaaggatcttggtgaagtcgcctatattttgggaataaagatctataaggatagatcaaggcgcttgataggtttataTCAAAGTGCATACATTGGCAAATTCTTGAAAAGGTTCAACATAGAGAACTCTATGAAAGGTTTGTTACCTATTCAAGAGGGGACAATATTGAATGcgtctcaatgtccaagctcaaaggatgagcaagaaagaatgaaaggaatcccatatgcgtctgctatAGGATTCATTATGAACGTAATGATATGCACTAGACCGGACAAGTTATGCGCTTTAAGCATAACGAGAAGATACCAGCGAGAAACGTCATTAAGCGACTGTTAAAATATATTGAAATACCTCAGAAGGACTAAGGATACATTTCTAATATAAAGATCTGGTGAAAGGAACTTGTTGTAAAGGGTTACAAGGATGCGAGTTTCGGaattcgttgtaaagggttacatgggtacgagtttccaaactgatcgagatggttctcgatcacaatcagggtagcattacagaatcagaatacatcgccgcttcattgattGAGATAATTCATATGGATCTGCCACTTGAATTATTGCCGATCTAGGGGTAGTCCCTGCCATTAAGGCCCCTAGAGATCTTTGTGATAACGAAGGTGCGATTGCttaaatcaaggaacctcgtgtacatcgaaagactaggcacattgagcggaatttcaactacataagggatgaagttgaaaaataaaagatatgtattcgcaaagttcacactgatcaaaatattgcggatccactcacgaagctccttgaacgggCAAAGCATGaagggtcatacttgtgcctaaggacttcgatattctagtgattggatttgatctattttgtatttggatattggaacaattgttattataactctttatggtatgttgagttatgttccattttagcatgtttaaatccgtgaataagttacttattctaaatgtccgtagtcgatcatacttttgggaacaaatatgaatgaaAGACTATTATGAatttggattggtggatattcattagaCATGAATAtggagcaaagtgttgctgccaaagttcatagatatttgtgggatacaaatattggactgactcgctctcaaatattactgcatggaatcatctgtgattgatcataagtaaatttgagtaaaggagaatatcatagtatcctcagacctgagatacatattgggtcttgatattcaccaaatattatacCTTGACTTTTTCTTCGCTATCAGTAATatgacagtacataaggctaagctcaggtgtggtacaacGTGATTgcgagagacgtatgtagtcaagatgggatttgttcctcttattcgttgagagcaagatgtctaaggcctgctaaagttaaatcaacagagagtgatcactctatgtctctggatttaacatgacatctgtaacgaaaggataaatggtAGATTCTCataaatcatgttcaagtaagggacttgaaggggatgatgttattgaatggcacatatagtcatacgtattaggggtagtaaaccgtagttaggcgttatttactacttgcatcaatcttctatgtatcttgtgcaagtgggagattgttggactctgtatgcccaagacacatattaaattgatgtggctagtacgttatgatccaagtcgagtcataccctataacaagctagacaaacacttacaatatttatttatgatatgatcaaacaaataaatattaacacttagaatatttagaaactGGTTTTCTAAagaattgcacttgacaaaccaATAAATTATatagataatttattttgagagaatattttatcttgttatttaatgggttaaataatattataaaaagttatataagtcttataacatatgatgttatattttataaaagttataaaatgaaACAAGACTtgaatttattttataaaagaatttgatttttttttataaaatataagctaggccgcccccccccccctcccaagaCAAAATGGCCAATCAAGTTTCATGCAATTTTGCATGTGTAAGACACCATTTGATTGGGTGGTCTTCCCAAGCCCTTTTGTCCAATAAGAATACATGCATTTGCATGTGCTAGAGGTTTGGTGATTGGGTGAAAATGGTGGCAAGATTCTCTCAAGTATTATAACTAATTTTGTTGCAAAAATTAGAGAAGACACACTTGAAGAAGCTCTCAAAATCGGTCATGTATGGCTGATTTAGAGGGGACTTTAAAACATCAAATATCAAGTGCAAAACTCCAAGAAACACTCTCATAATTTCGGCCAAGGGTAGGGCTTCAAGGGTTTTGATTTTACAAGTTATTTCAAGTGTAAAATCACCTTTGTTCTCTCTCAAAAATCGGCCATAAGAAGGTTTCCAAGAGTTGGATTCATGAGAGAATTTTAGTGAGTTATAAGTGTataaatcctagctaaacataaggtgtttgttggaatgcttggggtatacaagcttgaggtcttctataCTTGAAGGCGAACGTTCAagaatcatcatcttcttcatatccattactccttggaaggtagtattctaaacaccctatggttgtgttttaattttgatagcatgcatgttcgtatatggatcTGGGATTGGGTTTTATATATAAAATGGTTTCATATCttgtaagtaacatgttttaaataaacattatttccgctgcgtttttatttcatatggatgaaattactttgataaacatgttaaaatcccatcACCTAGAGTGAGTttgcgactgcagggtatacctcctgcttgtgcggctgcaagtgccgcagcaacttgttcgttaatcagagccgtcaactgggcttgagtcatgttatcgcgtccactcatgatcttcgtATCAAAgggaacataagtgagagaggttcgcgaaaagtgcgatgacagaagagagtaagcacacaagtgttctcaagcaatagtggttatgtgtatctaagcataccatgagcaaagttctatgtaatctagcaagtaggcaataaaacatataccatatcacctagaatggGTTGAGttttgcacgtggagcgaagcgtcgttgtggatcgttgagcactgtacaggttatagtctggtttcaataaaaacattttccccttattaaaaccaagttcactataaccaatggctctgataccaatctatcacacccccaaaatccacacgcggagccATCACctcttggaggcgtgacatgaccaggatcaagccaccaatcatattgaacaataatAAATGTAATCCAACCAatcatttatgacatttcaaacttataact
This genomic stretch from Helianthus annuus cultivar XRQ/B chromosome 8, HanXRQr2.0-SUNRISE, whole genome shotgun sequence harbors:
- the LOC110875930 gene encoding uncharacterized protein LOC110875930; translation: MRRYVWSEIGNGLSTSAWFDLWNNIGPLIQVVSPRLIANAGFALDAKVADIFFESSWGWPNEWRDRVPALNHLDSLSIQPYKDDKLYWHQGDLLHDFSTARAWDSFRHREVEVEWCYVVWFSQCIPRHAFLMWLIMRRKLLTQDKILSWDISRRKTMNMMCCLLCYANHDSHNHLFFECKFSDQIWHKVRHKAGMETVQSSWDDIVNWLVVRSRSKSARNYVARLLVAATAYFIWQERNARLFKNELRPPEAITDLII